One genomic region from Rhodothermales bacterium encodes:
- a CDS encoding redoxin domain-containing protein, which produces MALSVGDKAPDFSLFSDEKQAFTLSDACKSGPVVLLFFPAAFTGVCTTELNEVNNELVAYGTDTTVVGISTDSPFTLAEFRSANALSFNLLSDHEANVCRLYGCKYDRDFTPMKLDRISKRSAFVVKQDGTVAYAEVLENAGNMPDLAAIKEAANG; this is translated from the coding sequence ATGGCGCTTTCCGTCGGCGATAAAGCCCCCGACTTCTCTCTCTTCTCAGACGAAAAACAGGCGTTTACGCTTTCGGATGCCTGCAAGTCAGGGCCGGTGGTCCTCCTGTTCTTTCCGGCCGCGTTTACGGGCGTGTGCACGACGGAGCTGAACGAGGTGAACAACGAACTCGTGGCCTACGGTACCGATACCACGGTGGTCGGAATTTCCACGGACTCGCCGTTTACTCTGGCCGAGTTCCGGAGCGCGAATGCACTGAGCTTCAACCTGCTTTCGGACCACGAAGCGAACGTGTGTCGCCTTTACGGCTGCAAGTACGACCGCGATTTTACGCCCATGAAGCTGGATCGCATCTCCAAACGGTCGGCGTTTGTGGTCAAGCAGGACGGTACGGTGGCGTATGCTGAAGTGCTCGAAAATGCAGGCAACATGCCCGACCTCGCGGCCATCAAGGAGGCCGCCAACGGCTGA
- a CDS encoding MoaD/ThiS family protein — MSGVVTVRLFSVLKERVGKAEVEIPAHEAEGVEQALNWLAGRFEAVRAYRPWIRVAVNRSYVSENVALHAGDEVALITPVSGG; from the coding sequence ATGTCCGGTGTGGTCACGGTCCGGCTCTTCAGCGTACTGAAAGAGCGTGTCGGTAAGGCGGAGGTCGAGATCCCGGCGCATGAAGCGGAGGGGGTTGAGCAGGCTCTGAACTGGCTGGCTGGACGATTCGAGGCCGTCAGGGCCTATCGACCGTGGATCCGGGTGGCCGTGAATCGTTCGTACGTCTCGGAGAACGTGGCGCTGCATGCGGGCGATGAGGTCGCACTGATTACCCCGGTCAGCGGTGGCTGA
- a CDS encoding GvpL/GvpF family gas vesicle protein, producing MSSTSSQAGPDGAGKGTGGVKHMLEGQDNKKLAGAKEALKKKILKLVMQEAMEELGDPESVAGKSLDEIGIDQEDMQKLHDGVRKHLIQRAATEVTESDLDEIADAACQAALDNGAEIEEAAGRVELKLLGAISEKALGGLSDDGSTISTAYESIADANAAAIDELANSVQDRLCSAIAAKAWSNGVDVEKVVEKAADSIDPEHATVAEAMSRIQTSAGDLILHNVLASLSGGDATTALAEEVSRRFKERMLGVVTERVSADPDAIVEELSAEFGPQHDAVVAAARKTRVHLITQIKERALSTVEDARATAREALLEIEEDNKQVGEATTALVRRLTQSIAEEALKQLGDADTAATSALKIARENDEVIETAANSVYETMARHVAEEARERCGDADQLADAARDYMDPKDASISRAVSLVQTRISEMIGNRALAALEEDDRMKNLAREAARKEEAVVQKSVDEIREAIMDDIVHQVGQSFLDAGETARKAKARMGEGNAAVIAASEVLKELVLEELAKQATFTLLEPEKTGEKAFQRIDTDDPRFQRTTDNVRERLIRTIAEHSLNSVSDSEQAAARARQHISDADAALVSATAVLRDQLISEIAERGTAELSDTRAVARQSRGRIEPENEAIANASNALRELLLQDMVSMTKTALQDAEQAAQEAMHLMSPGDQVVERMRAVFKERVLINVLGEAMREIGQTVSTPNQEAAMFQQALHAMTSRDSARAGAWNGSGYTAAPAPAAVSAEPPRMSVSVPDQTWESAVAADEGPDHSVAITQQAPVAQQAPVAHAPAIDQPSQGWDSPAVPMDEDADVPAMEDWGAGIEPATTEGWVRLSEIEDEDRVVPLDPPEPLDDDLIVTEFVDHEPADKPTKGIKFEVTVAGQPATVPGDGAPAGTPTPTPATPNGTAAGREAEPQPTARKAQPDSTASAPTSPETAATGKHDAVEAPSDFDMTWDADDNARCYIYGYVRASEIKDAPHDLSGMADAPVRFVTLREVRAIVSRVPTADFGEKQLEKHSKNAEWVKTHIRSHAAVLDAFKGQCTVMPVRFGTVFESEADVAVQMNTEYDHVIETLNRLQDKQEWSLRMTRDSERLSAKISSSERHVEDSLDAISTGVAQFIKDELDKADELVDDEILSTVTENCIRRTHDALMPWAEDGAQKSLLTAPGVDMVFNAAYLVSSGQRSDFQAEFERLCKEMEPLGMTLELTGPWPAYHFVDADQDGSTAFVPVTE from the coding sequence GTCGCGTGGAGCTGAAACTCCTGGGCGCCATAAGCGAGAAGGCCCTGGGCGGCCTTTCCGACGACGGTTCTACCATCTCAACCGCCTACGAGTCCATCGCAGACGCAAACGCCGCTGCCATAGACGAATTGGCCAACTCCGTGCAGGACCGCCTCTGCAGCGCCATCGCTGCGAAAGCCTGGTCAAACGGCGTGGATGTAGAGAAAGTGGTTGAAAAGGCCGCAGACTCCATCGACCCGGAGCATGCCACGGTCGCTGAGGCGATGAGTCGCATTCAGACCTCGGCCGGGGACCTGATCCTGCACAACGTGCTGGCGTCCCTGTCCGGCGGAGATGCCACGACGGCGCTGGCCGAAGAGGTTTCCCGTCGCTTCAAGGAGCGCATGCTGGGTGTGGTCACGGAACGCGTTTCCGCCGACCCGGACGCGATCGTCGAGGAGCTCTCCGCGGAATTTGGCCCGCAGCACGACGCGGTCGTCGCCGCGGCGCGCAAGACGCGGGTACACCTCATCACTCAGATCAAGGAGCGCGCGCTCTCCACGGTGGAAGATGCCCGTGCCACGGCGCGGGAGGCGCTGCTTGAGATCGAGGAAGACAACAAGCAGGTCGGTGAGGCCACTACGGCGCTGGTGCGTCGACTGACACAGAGTATTGCCGAAGAAGCCCTGAAGCAGCTTGGCGACGCGGATACCGCCGCCACATCGGCCCTCAAGATTGCACGCGAGAACGACGAGGTCATCGAGACCGCGGCGAATTCGGTATACGAGACGATGGCTCGCCACGTCGCTGAGGAAGCCCGCGAGCGCTGTGGGGATGCGGATCAGTTGGCTGATGCGGCCCGCGACTACATGGATCCGAAGGACGCGAGCATCTCTCGCGCCGTGAGCCTGGTGCAGACCCGGATCAGTGAAATGATCGGAAATCGCGCCCTTGCGGCCCTCGAGGAGGACGACCGCATGAAGAACCTGGCCCGCGAGGCTGCCCGCAAGGAAGAGGCCGTGGTCCAGAAGTCGGTCGATGAAATCCGCGAGGCGATCATGGACGACATCGTGCACCAGGTGGGTCAGAGCTTCCTCGACGCCGGCGAGACCGCACGCAAGGCCAAGGCCCGCATGGGCGAAGGCAACGCTGCCGTGATTGCCGCGAGTGAGGTCCTGAAAGAACTGGTGCTGGAAGAGCTGGCCAAGCAGGCCACCTTCACGCTGCTCGAACCCGAGAAGACGGGCGAAAAGGCCTTCCAGCGCATCGATACGGATGATCCGCGCTTCCAGCGCACGACGGACAACGTGCGCGAACGGCTGATCCGTACGATCGCCGAGCATTCCCTGAACTCCGTTTCGGATTCGGAGCAGGCCGCTGCCCGGGCCCGTCAGCACATCAGTGATGCGGATGCTGCGCTGGTCTCCGCCACGGCGGTACTTCGTGACCAGCTCATCAGTGAGATCGCTGAGCGCGGCACGGCCGAGCTCTCCGATACCCGAGCTGTAGCACGGCAAAGCCGCGGCCGCATCGAGCCGGAGAACGAAGCGATCGCCAACGCGAGCAACGCCCTCCGCGAACTGTTGCTTCAGGACATGGTCAGCATGACCAAGACTGCGCTTCAGGACGCCGAGCAGGCCGCTCAGGAAGCCATGCATCTCATGAGCCCGGGAGACCAGGTTGTGGAGCGCATGCGTGCCGTGTTCAAGGAGCGCGTACTCATCAACGTGCTGGGCGAAGCGATGCGGGAGATCGGACAGACGGTGTCCACGCCAAACCAGGAGGCCGCCATGTTCCAGCAGGCGCTGCATGCCATGACCTCCCGCGACTCAGCTCGCGCCGGTGCGTGGAACGGCAGTGGCTATACCGCCGCGCCCGCTCCCGCCGCTGTCTCCGCGGAGCCGCCGCGCATGTCGGTGAGCGTTCCAGACCAAACCTGGGAGTCCGCCGTCGCCGCCGACGAAGGACCAGACCACAGTGTCGCAATCACTCAGCAGGCCCCGGTAGCACAACAGGCACCGGTTGCCCACGCTCCTGCGATCGATCAGCCTTCCCAGGGTTGGGACTCGCCCGCCGTTCCAATGGACGAGGACGCCGACGTCCCGGCCATGGAAGATTGGGGTGCCGGCATCGAGCCCGCCACCACCGAAGGCTGGGTGCGCCTGAGCGAAATAGAAGATGAGGACCGGGTCGTTCCGCTGGATCCGCCCGAACCACTGGATGATGACCTCATCGTCACCGAGTTCGTGGACCATGAGCCGGCAGACAAGCCGACCAAAGGCATCAAGTTCGAGGTAACGGTTGCCGGCCAGCCGGCGACTGTGCCCGGGGACGGGGCACCCGCGGGGACCCCGACCCCAACGCCCGCCACGCCGAACGGGACCGCAGCAGGCCGCGAGGCAGAGCCTCAGCCAACCGCCCGCAAGGCGCAACCGGACTCGACTGCGTCTGCTCCGACGTCCCCCGAGACAGCCGCGACTGGCAAGCATGACGCCGTGGAGGCGCCGAGCGACTTCGACATGACGTGGGATGCCGACGACAACGCCCGCTGCTACATCTACGGCTACGTGCGAGCATCCGAAATCAAGGACGCGCCGCATGACCTCTCTGGCATGGCCGACGCCCCGGTGCGGTTCGTTACGCTGCGTGAAGTCCGCGCCATCGTCTCACGCGTTCCGACGGCCGACTTCGGTGAGAAGCAGCTCGAGAAGCACAGCAAGAACGCTGAATGGGTCAAAACGCATATTCGCAGCCACGCAGCCGTGCTTGACGCCTTCAAGGGGCAGTGCACGGTCATGCCTGTGCGATTCGGCACCGTCTTCGAGAGCGAAGCCGATGTGGCCGTGCAGATGAATACCGAGTACGATCACGTGATCGAAACACTCAATCGGCTGCAAGACAAGCAGGAATGGAGCCTGCGCATGACGCGCGACAGCGAGCGACTTTCGGCCAAAATCTCCTCATCCGAGCGCCATGTTGAGGACTCGCTGGACGCGATCTCGACCGGTGTGGCTCAGTTCATCAAGGATGAGTTGGACAAGGCGGACGAGTTGGTGGACGACGAGATTCTCTCGACTGTTACCGAGAACTGCATCCGCCGCACGCACGACGCGCTCATGCCATGGGCCGAGGACGGGGCGCAGAAGAGCCTGCTCACCGCGCCCGGGGTCGATATGGTCTTCAACGCAGCGTATCTGGTCTCCTCAGGTCAGCGCTCGGATTTCCAGGCAGAGTTCGAACGGCTTTGCAAGGAGATGGAGCCGCTGGGCATGACCCTTGAACTGACCGGCCCCTGGCCTGCCTACCACTTTGTGGATGCGGACCAGGACGGCTCGACCGCATTCGTGCCGGTCACGGAATAG
- a CDS encoding ABC transporter permease, translating to MQSSFERFLAYRYLTGAVGQDGKRGFLRFVTLVAVGGVAVGVAALLIALAIVRGFSEQIEARIVGFGAHVQLESLPDAPLDGAPGLIVNARQEEGVLAVDEVVQEFVLLRRSSQAVDGASIWGTTAIPAYVADRVEGSARLDTLIDGQPVMVLGAGLARNLQAQVGQRVTAFSVRNAARPDRGSVRIAQFVIGGIFETDLADFDDLYAFAAIDEARDLVAYRPDQVTRLDIRLADPGLAVQKAVELEKRFAYPVMARSIYEVHRSLFAWVELQEAIIPLVIAVIILVASFNIIGTLLMIMLEKTREVGILRSLGASADRLRRAFLMLGVLIGATGMVLGELLALGLALLQQEFSLIRLPADAYFMSVAPVALSPWDFLWVAMATIVLCGLSAYLPARFAARIDPMRAIHFK from the coding sequence TTGCAGTCTTCGTTCGAGCGCTTTCTCGCGTACCGCTACCTGACGGGAGCGGTGGGGCAGGACGGGAAACGGGGCTTTCTCCGGTTTGTCACTCTCGTGGCGGTCGGTGGTGTTGCCGTGGGTGTGGCCGCCCTCCTGATTGCGTTGGCGATAGTTCGGGGCTTCTCCGAACAGATTGAAGCCCGCATCGTGGGCTTTGGCGCACACGTGCAGTTGGAAAGCCTTCCCGACGCTCCGTTGGACGGCGCGCCTGGACTGATTGTCAACGCGCGGCAGGAGGAGGGTGTGCTTGCTGTGGACGAGGTGGTTCAGGAGTTTGTCCTCCTGCGTAGATCGTCGCAGGCCGTTGACGGTGCTTCCATCTGGGGCACCACCGCGATTCCTGCCTACGTTGCCGATCGGGTGGAGGGAAGTGCCCGGCTGGACACCCTGATAGACGGGCAGCCGGTCATGGTACTTGGCGCGGGGCTCGCGCGAAATCTCCAGGCTCAGGTCGGCCAGCGTGTGACGGCATTCAGCGTTCGGAATGCCGCGAGGCCGGATCGCGGCTCGGTGCGCATCGCCCAGTTTGTGATCGGGGGAATCTTCGAGACAGATCTGGCCGATTTCGACGATCTGTACGCGTTCGCGGCCATCGACGAAGCTCGGGATCTGGTGGCCTACCGTCCCGATCAGGTAACGCGGCTTGACATAAGGCTGGCGGACCCGGGACTGGCCGTGCAAAAGGCCGTCGAGCTGGAAAAGAGGTTCGCCTATCCCGTCATGGCGCGCTCCATTTACGAGGTCCACCGGAGCCTGTTTGCATGGGTCGAACTGCAGGAGGCCATCATTCCGCTGGTGATCGCCGTCATCATCCTGGTGGCGTCGTTCAACATTATCGGGACCCTGCTCATGATCATGCTCGAGAAGACGCGAGAAGTCGGCATCCTGCGCAGCCTCGGCGCATCGGCGGACCGCTTGCGACGCGCTTTTCTCATGCTGGGCGTGCTGATAGGTGCTACGGGCATGGTGCTCGGGGAGCTGCTCGCGCTCGGTTTGGCTCTGTTGCAGCAGGAGTTCTCGCTAATCCGTCTCCCGGCCGATGCCTATTTCATGAGCGTTGCACCGGTGGCGCTGAGTCCGTGGGATTTTCTGTGGGTTGCGATGGCCACCATCGTGCTGTGTGGTCTGTCCGCGTATCTTCCTGCCCGATTTGCGGCTCGAATTGATCCCATGCGGGCCATTCACTTCAAATAG
- a CDS encoding molybdenum cofactor biosynthesis protein MoaE — protein sequence MAEIRHADRWFLVTEETLDPGSAHGFLRDPACGGVNVFVGTTRAVTGDVRTLELRYEAYAEMALDEMARLVELASEQWPVRKAVLMHRTGVVRPTEASVVVGVCTPHRDEAFAACRFLIDELKLRVPVWKKEQYADGRTEWVEPGKED from the coding sequence GTGGCTGAGATCCGTCACGCCGACCGGTGGTTCCTGGTCACCGAGGAGACGCTGGATCCGGGGTCGGCCCACGGGTTTCTGCGAGATCCGGCGTGTGGAGGCGTGAATGTGTTTGTCGGTACGACCCGTGCCGTGACGGGGGACGTGCGCACGCTGGAACTGCGCTACGAGGCCTACGCGGAGATGGCGCTGGATGAGATGGCGCGGCTAGTCGAACTGGCCTCGGAGCAGTGGCCGGTCCGGAAGGCCGTGCTGATGCATCGAACCGGCGTGGTTCGCCCGACCGAAGCCAGTGTGGTGGTTGGCGTCTGCACGCCTCATCGAGATGAGGCGTTCGCTGCGTGTCGCTTCCTGATTGACGAGCTCAAGCTTCGCGTGCCCGTCTGGAAGAAAGAGCAGTACGCGGACGGGCGTACCGAGTGGGTGGAGCCGGGGAAAGAGGACTGA